A part of Flavobacteriaceae bacterium GSB9 genomic DNA contains:
- a CDS encoding histidine kinase, giving the protein MKKILLLLLLLLTPLIFIMMNSSEDSLLYKIEGDGYSKETKNIKWEYIKDKLFEGKVYRSHEKAKKISGPIILFTLNNATKQDSLAVKTVIEDLKKVIPNKTTDYFSKFTNIGFSEFVNNKSNGDIKGYSYRDIIASTITINFEVNKYQNKRGANKSTKSLYFSFKNETPLYSRKKYIQYDILRTICFIDDKNNETIFLNLNYPTEAIFNDPTYNVLDKEFTELDKYLVLKLYSDDFEEQFSDYMYQTYPWRYANLFVNKNLAYIKVYTLIVVIGLLLFFTSFSLFNSRKTTYWNYFFPMCVVFIGLMNSHWLYRYFIEIELPTGSLNHIIVVLVYVLVSLVVVSFLLWFLEQKLINNYLGFTYQFIMKLVLTFSALHIPIILGYFLLDNTNENLTAYGSVFFVFLTLTLGRGLLIYLNHFSDSLINQKEVELSRLKELNAKNELKSLHAHINPHFLYNALNSIASLMHESTSKAEEMIISLSDLFRYSINRKEKNMSTVKDEVTMVKNYLKIEKIRFGKRLNFIIDVDEGLLEKEIPMYILQPLVENAVKHGVSKVEHIGEIKLEIKQNKNNLLIFISDNGKDFPEDLYSGFGLQSVNDLLRLSYGDKASLNWTNTPKKKIIISTPLQ; this is encoded by the coding sequence ATGAAAAAAATACTCCTTTTACTACTTCTATTATTAACGCCATTGATATTTATAATGATGAATTCTTCTGAAGATTCGTTGCTCTACAAAATTGAAGGTGACGGCTATTCAAAAGAAACTAAGAATATAAAGTGGGAGTATATTAAAGATAAACTCTTTGAAGGGAAGGTGTATAGAAGCCATGAAAAAGCCAAAAAGATTTCTGGCCCCATTATTTTATTTACACTCAATAATGCAACAAAACAAGATAGTTTAGCGGTAAAAACGGTTATTGAAGATTTAAAAAAAGTTATTCCTAACAAAACGACAGATTACTTTTCAAAGTTTACAAACATTGGGTTTTCAGAGTTTGTCAACAATAAAAGCAATGGGGATATCAAAGGATATTCCTATCGTGATATTATAGCATCTACCATAACAATAAATTTTGAAGTCAATAAATACCAAAATAAACGAGGCGCCAATAAAAGTACAAAATCGTTATACTTTAGTTTTAAAAATGAAACTCCTCTATATAGCCGAAAAAAATATATTCAATACGACATATTAAGAACCATTTGTTTTATAGATGATAAAAACAACGAGACCATTTTTCTTAACCTCAACTACCCAACCGAAGCTATATTTAATGATCCAACTTATAATGTTTTAGATAAAGAATTTACAGAACTCGATAAATATTTAGTTCTAAAATTATATTCAGATGATTTTGAGGAGCAGTTTTCAGACTATATGTACCAAACCTATCCATGGCGGTATGCCAACCTTTTTGTAAATAAAAATTTAGCGTACATCAAGGTTTATACTTTAATAGTGGTTATAGGGCTCTTATTGTTTTTTACTTCATTTAGCCTTTTTAATAGTAGAAAAACAACATATTGGAATTATTTTTTCCCTATGTGTGTGGTTTTTATAGGATTGATGAACTCACACTGGTTATATCGTTATTTTATTGAAATTGAGCTCCCCACGGGTTCATTGAACCACATCATAGTTGTGCTCGTGTATGTATTGGTTTCTTTAGTTGTAGTCTCATTTTTATTATGGTTTTTAGAGCAAAAACTAATAAATAATTACTTGGGTTTTACATACCAATTTATAATGAAACTGGTGCTAACGTTTAGCGCTTTGCATATTCCTATCATTTTGGGTTATTTTTTATTAGACAACACAAATGAAAACTTAACAGCTTATGGCTCTGTTTTTTTCGTGTTTTTAACCTTAACCTTAGGGCGAGGTTTATTAATCTACTTAAATCACTTTTCAGACTCTTTGATAAATCAAAAAGAAGTAGAACTAAGTAGATTAAAAGAATTAAACGCTAAAAACGAACTGAAATCACTGCATGCCCACATTAACCCACACTTTTTATACAATGCGCTGAATTCTATAGCAAGTTTAATGCATGAAAGCACGAGCAAAGCTGAGGAGATGATTATTTCGTTATCAGATTTGTTTCGATATTCCATTAACAGAAAAGAAAAGAACATGAGTACTGTTAAGGATGAAGTTACCATGGTAAAAAATTACTTGAAAATTGAAAAAATTAGATTTGGCAAACGTCTAAATTTTATCATTGATGTAGATGAGGGTCTGCTTGAAAAAGAAATTCCTATGTATATTTTACAACCACTTGTTGAAAACGCAGTAAAACATGGTGTTTCAAAAGTAGAGCACATCGGAGAAATAAAGCTAGAAATAAAACAAAACAAAAATAATCTATTAATATTCATTAGTGATAACGGCAAAGATTTTCCTGAAGACTTATATAGTGGTTTTGGGCTACAATCTGTAAACGATTTACTAAGATTAAGCTATGGAGATAAAGCAAGCTTAAATTGGACAAACACTCCTAAAAAGAAAATTATAATTTCAACACCGCTGCAATAA
- a CDS encoding AhpC/TSA family protein, translating into MNGEVIGTDTKSIMLIKPNQDTRFDSIIEIPIVNGKFYYKKELKNPEVVNLAFTQSVKKGIYRPMPLFLENEKIDLTIFPEDEFDKNIVKGGDLNSEYKNYKKEAESLFNSRDWEKQLKWEQEDYIGQNPNLVSYYLFLEQLIYFKEYINLDLAKNNYKKLSKIYPNHLYNDLATNLIKAIENIKVGKKYADFSAPDLNGNEIKLSEKINGKVALLDLWATWCGPCIAKSRTMVPLYNEYKNKGFTIIGVAGEFKNTDRLVKFLEKEKWEWINLVELDRQNNIWQKYGVDGGGGGIFLIDQNGIILAKDPTAKEVRMELESRLN; encoded by the coding sequence TTGAACGGGGAGGTTATTGGAACAGACACTAAATCGATTATGCTAATAAAGCCTAACCAAGACACTAGGTTTGATTCAATCATAGAGATTCCTATTGTTAATGGTAAATTTTACTACAAAAAAGAACTTAAAAACCCTGAAGTAGTGAACCTAGCATTTACCCAATCAGTAAAAAAAGGTATATATAGACCTATGCCTCTGTTTCTTGAAAATGAAAAAATTGATTTGACCATTTTTCCAGAAGATGAATTTGATAAAAATATAGTCAAGGGTGGGGATTTAAACTCTGAATATAAAAACTATAAAAAAGAAGCGGAGTCTTTATTTAATTCTAGAGATTGGGAAAAACAATTAAAATGGGAGCAAGAAGATTATATTGGTCAAAATCCAAATTTAGTATCGTATTACCTTTTTTTAGAACAGTTAATATACTTCAAAGAATATATTAATTTAGATTTAGCCAAAAACAACTATAAAAAGCTCTCAAAAATTTATCCAAATCACCTTTATAATGATCTAGCAACCAATTTAATAAAAGCTATTGAAAACATAAAAGTTGGAAAAAAATACGCAGACTTTTCCGCTCCTGATTTAAATGGAAATGAAATCAAACTTTCTGAAAAAATTAATGGAAAAGTAGCATTATTAGATTTATGGGCTACTTGGTGTGGACCTTGTATAGCCAAAAGTAGAACAATGGTTCCTCTCTACAACGAATACAAAAACAAAGGATTTACAATTATTGGTGTTGCTGGAGAATTTAAAAACACCGATAGACTTGTGAAATTCCTTGAAAAAGAAAAATGGGAATGGATAAATCTAGTTGAACTGGACAGACAAAATAATATTTGGCAAAAATATGGAGTTGACGGTGGTGGCGGTGGAATATTCCTAATTGACCAAAATGGAATAATATTAGCAAAAGACCCAACCGCAAAAGAAGTTAGAATGGAATTAGAATCTCGATTGAATTAA
- a CDS encoding LytTR family DNA-binding domain-containing protein: MKKPYSVLIIDDERLARLRLKKLIEEFSNLFRIIGEAENGYEAEQMILDLQPDIIFLDIEMPGLTGFELLKKLKLVPMVIFCTAYEDYSLQAFQTNSVDYLIKPVKKERLQQTALKIEQLKASFSKENVFRAINTISEAKEKNRITSITVKKKDKIVFVKLEDICYFEATEKYVAIHTNKGIELVEQSLTKLEEKLPQNFLRIHRSFLINTNYVKDFQKYFNNRYIINLLDHKKTTITSGRTYKDAIKTYINQ; this comes from the coding sequence ATGAAAAAACCATATTCCGTTTTAATTATTGATGATGAACGCTTAGCGAGGTTGCGTCTTAAAAAGTTAATTGAAGAGTTTTCAAACTTGTTCAGAATAATTGGAGAGGCAGAAAATGGATACGAAGCAGAACAAATGATTCTGGACCTACAACCTGATATCATTTTTCTAGATATAGAAATGCCCGGTTTAACAGGTTTTGAATTGTTAAAAAAATTAAAACTAGTGCCTATGGTCATTTTTTGTACAGCCTACGAAGATTACTCCCTTCAGGCATTTCAAACCAATAGTGTAGATTATTTAATCAAACCTGTAAAGAAGGAACGCTTGCAACAAACGGCGTTAAAGATTGAGCAGCTAAAGGCAAGTTTTTCTAAAGAGAATGTTTTTAGGGCCATTAATACAATTTCTGAGGCCAAGGAAAAAAATAGAATAACTTCTATTACCGTAAAAAAGAAAGATAAAATCGTTTTCGTGAAGCTTGAAGACATCTGTTATTTTGAAGCCACAGAAAAATATGTCGCTATACATACCAATAAAGGCATTGAACTTGTTGAGCAATCTTTAACCAAATTAGAAGAAAAACTGCCTCAAAATTTTTTAAGAATTCACAGAAGTTTTTTAATCAATACGAATTACGTAAAAGACTTTCAAAAGTATTTTAACAACCGGTATATCATTAATCTTTTAGATCATAAAAAAACAACGATAACCTCCGGTAGAACTTATAAAGACGCCATAAAAACTTATATAAATCAATAA
- a CDS encoding universal stress protein — MRLKPFKSIGIGIAYSPNLKANLFEAARLSVFFGAKLYLIHVGEVSEEKTKMLNIILKSFEKDKLNYEIVFKTGNPVDVILSTSEEKNIDLLILGALKRERFFKYYIGSIARKITRKAKCSVLLLIKPSVERLPCQHVVVNGLEDPKTEQTITTAFYVAQKLNAEKITIVEEIKQDQIAVKVEDDKSLRRANIIKERIRMRENSRIKEIISHIPEDYLTNKTIKLQPIFGKQGYSIGHYAQIARADLLVMNAPRKATFWDRLFPHDIEHILTELPTDVLILQ; from the coding sequence GTGCGTTTAAAGCCATTTAAAAGTATAGGAATTGGTATAGCTTATTCTCCCAACTTAAAGGCCAACCTCTTTGAAGCAGCAAGGTTGTCTGTTTTCTTTGGAGCCAAGTTGTATTTAATACATGTGGGTGAGGTTTCTGAAGAAAAAACAAAAATGCTGAACATTATTTTAAAAAGCTTTGAAAAAGATAAGCTCAATTACGAAATCGTGTTTAAAACGGGTAACCCCGTTGATGTTATCCTATCAACTTCCGAAGAAAAAAATATAGATCTGCTCATTCTGGGCGCACTTAAACGCGAACGGTTTTTTAAATATTACATCGGTTCTATTGCCAGAAAGATTACCCGTAAAGCAAAATGTTCTGTATTGTTACTTATTAAACCTTCGGTAGAGCGATTACCTTGCCAACATGTTGTGGTAAACGGACTAGAAGATCCAAAGACCGAACAAACGATAACCACAGCCTTTTACGTAGCCCAAAAACTAAATGCCGAAAAAATAACCATTGTTGAAGAAATAAAACAGGATCAGATTGCCGTAAAGGTTGAGGACGATAAATCGTTGCGCCGCGCTAATATTATTAAAGAACGCATTAGAATGCGCGAAAACTCAAGAATTAAAGAAATAATAAGCCATATTCCGGAAGACTATTTAACAAACAAAACGATTAAGTTGCAACCTATTTTTGGAAAGCAAGGCTATTCTATTGGGCATTACGCACAAATAGCTAGAGCTGATTTACTGGTTATGAATGCCCCAAGAAAAGCCACCTTTTGGGACCGTTTATTTCCGCACGATATCGAGCACATTTTAACCGAGTTGCCAACCGATGTATTGATTTTACAATGA
- a CDS encoding SulP family inorganic anion transporter, giving the protein MSPKKNNIKLFFKALPKNIFSGFVVSLIALPLGLGLAMASDAPAISGVIAAVVGGIVVSILGGSHVTISGPGNGLVGVILVAITTLGLENAYIAIIFSGVLLVLLGVFRMGKLADFFPSAAIQGMLAAIGLIILGKQFHIMLAHKIKREDTVDYLFEIPFTINDALHYGRSGLIYAAIAGVISLGIMVFYSKIRNKYLQLIPAPMWIVILSIGFSYYFEFGLHEPNPIAREYMISGIPEIQQIIAELPIPNFSGIWSFPFWGSVLALTLISSIESLLSIKAVDKLDPEKRRSNVNKDLKALGLATIGSGFLGGLNVVTVIARSSVNVNNGASNRSSNFFHAIFLIIFIVFFSSQLTRIPLPALMAILVYTGYKLASPKVVTKMSSIGKEQLIIFFVTLIVTLKVGLITGILAGVLATLIIHIVVNKSAGLFFRNILKPNVLMYKEQDSKHNYYISVKHFCSFLNYFRLKEKLGVVPENSDVIVDFSLCEFVDDTVLENMSDYQVLFAKRGGHFDVIGLDMHDTDSKHPFASRRLLPVPNIIKKSLTRRQTYMENLANDYQLNYSPKHVKDVSFLNNFSFFSTKYIDHIYNILSHEKSAIKMFDIEFTEGEFIAKEVVRTTMVYINFNKTIPKFTLDREGFLEKVSAFAGFKDIPIENHDDFSRRFYLLGENETKIAEFFDDDVTHFFESNPYYHVESDGNALLIFGRERLASIKEIKAIFDYGKRLKKVILKNQN; this is encoded by the coding sequence ATGAGTCCAAAAAAAAATAACATAAAACTGTTTTTTAAAGCCTTACCTAAAAATATATTTTCGGGGTTTGTTGTCAGCCTCATTGCTTTACCTCTTGGCTTAGGGCTTGCCATGGCTAGCGATGCCCCTGCTATTTCTGGTGTTATTGCTGCCGTTGTTGGAGGAATTGTTGTGTCCATTTTAGGAGGAAGCCACGTAACTATTAGCGGTCCAGGTAACGGGTTGGTAGGTGTTATTCTTGTAGCAATTACGACCTTAGGTTTAGAAAATGCATATATAGCCATTATATTTTCGGGTGTTTTATTGGTGCTCTTGGGTGTGTTTAGAATGGGGAAATTGGCCGATTTTTTTCCATCTGCAGCTATTCAAGGAATGCTAGCGGCCATCGGGTTAATTATTTTAGGAAAGCAGTTTCATATCATGTTGGCCCATAAAATTAAAAGGGAAGATACCGTAGATTACCTTTTTGAAATTCCCTTTACCATTAATGATGCTTTACATTATGGAAGAAGCGGATTGATTTATGCTGCTATCGCAGGTGTTATAAGCCTAGGCATTATGGTGTTCTATTCAAAAATCAGAAATAAATATTTGCAGCTTATCCCGGCACCTATGTGGATTGTAATACTGTCTATAGGCTTCAGCTATTACTTTGAGTTTGGCTTGCACGAACCCAATCCCATTGCCAGAGAATACATGATTTCTGGAATACCGGAAATTCAGCAAATTATAGCCGAATTACCAATACCTAATTTTAGTGGTATTTGGAGCTTTCCGTTCTGGGGAAGTGTTTTGGCTTTAACCCTCATTTCTAGCATCGAGTCGCTTTTAAGCATTAAAGCGGTTGACAAATTAGATCCTGAAAAACGGCGATCTAACGTAAACAAAGATCTTAAAGCTTTAGGTTTGGCAACCATTGGCAGTGGTTTTTTGGGCGGGTTAAACGTGGTAACTGTTATAGCACGAAGCTCGGTAAACGTAAATAATGGCGCCAGTAACCGATCGTCTAACTTTTTTCATGCCATATTCTTAATCATATTTATTGTATTCTTTAGCTCACAACTTACGCGAATTCCATTACCTGCACTTATGGCCATATTGGTCTATACAGGTTATAAATTGGCCTCTCCCAAGGTTGTAACAAAAATGTCGTCGATTGGAAAAGAGCAACTCATTATTTTCTTCGTAACGTTAATCGTTACCTTAAAAGTAGGCCTAATCACGGGTATTTTGGCCGGTGTTTTAGCTACACTCATTATTCATATTGTAGTTAACAAAAGTGCTGGTTTGTTTTTCAGAAATATTTTAAAACCCAACGTACTCATGTACAAAGAGCAAGATAGTAAGCACAATTACTACATAAGCGTAAAGCATTTTTGCAGCTTTTTAAATTATTTTAGGTTAAAGGAAAAATTAGGTGTTGTTCCTGAAAACTCCGATGTTATTGTCGATTTTTCACTTTGCGAATTTGTTGACGATACCGTTTTGGAAAATATGAGTGACTACCAAGTGCTTTTTGCTAAGCGCGGTGGGCATTTTGATGTTATAGGCCTCGATATGCATGATACAGACTCCAAACACCCTTTTGCATCAAGACGGTTATTGCCTGTGCCTAACATCATTAAAAAAAGCCTAACGCGACGCCAAACCTATATGGAGAACTTGGCAAACGATTATCAACTTAATTACAGCCCTAAACATGTAAAGGACGTTTCCTTTTTAAACAACTTTTCGTTTTTTTCAACTAAGTATATAGACCACATCTATAATATTTTATCGCACGAAAAAAGTGCCATAAAAATGTTCGATATTGAATTTACCGAAGGTGAGTTTATAGCCAAAGAAGTAGTTCGCACTACCATGGTTTACATCAATTTTAATAAAACCATACCCAAATTTACTTTAGATAGGGAAGGGTTTTTAGAAAAAGTATCCGCTTTTGCCGGTTTTAAAGATATACCCATTGAAAACCATGATGATTTTTCAAGAAGATTTTATTTATTGGGCGAGAATGAAACCAAAATTGCCGAATTTTTTGACGACGATGTAACCCACTTTTTTGAAAGTAACCCCTATTACCACGTAGAATCAGACGGCAACGCCTTGCTTATTTTTGGCCGGGAGCGCTTGGCAAGTATAAAAGAAATAAAGGCGATTTTTGATTACGGAAAACGGTTGAAAAAGGTTATTTTAAAAAACCAAAATTGA
- a CDS encoding cation:proton antiporter: MIELAGIIILGILAQWVAWKFKIPAILPLILIGLLVGPIAAEFLSEDGSKWIEPIWNGKEGLFPGESLFYFVSLAISIILFEGGLTLRKGEIKNVGPVITKLITIGSIVTFFGGALAAHFVFHLSWEISYLFSSLIIVTGPTVITPILRNIPLKKDVSAVLKWEGILIDPIGALVAVLVFEFISVGAGGEFTKTALIEFGKIVLFGTTFGFTFAHALNFSINKKWIPHYLLNVFALASVLGVFVLSDSFAHESGLLAVVVMGMVLGNSNSSYLKELLYFKESLSVLLISILFILLAANINMEDLLLVYNWNAAILFALVVFIIRPVGVFLSTQGSKLKLKEKLFISWVGPRGIVAAGIASLFGLTLADKGVVDAEYITPLVFMIVLGTVLLNATTARLFAQLVGVFLKKSGGILIIGASKVSRLLGHYLENNGRHVVLIDSNERNIEKAKELGLEAITTNIYSDTLMDNIELSDVGYLMALTGNPDINKYAIKKFSKQFGENGSFRLVTTQEMLNEENTPKEGLFSHNDDFNSLSELTEKYPSIQEINLENKEHYEKLIKISNGDDDIIPLFVKDDEGELHIISSYNLEVKDIQEGYQLVYLGKPFDVEEVPTAETKASKEDQ; this comes from the coding sequence ATGATAGAATTAGCGGGAATCATTATTTTGGGGATATTGGCACAGTGGGTAGCTTGGAAATTTAAAATTCCAGCTATTTTGCCTCTAATATTAATTGGTTTGTTGGTAGGGCCTATTGCTGCTGAGTTTTTAAGCGAAGATGGTTCTAAGTGGATTGAGCCTATTTGGAATGGTAAGGAAGGGTTGTTTCCTGGCGAAAGCCTTTTTTACTTTGTGTCGTTAGCTATTAGTATTATTCTTTTTGAAGGTGGGTTAACCTTAAGAAAGGGCGAAATAAAAAATGTTGGGCCAGTAATTACAAAGCTTATTACTATTGGGTCTATAGTTACATTTTTTGGAGGCGCTCTGGCGGCTCATTTTGTGTTCCATTTAAGTTGGGAAATATCATATCTGTTTTCATCGCTTATTATTGTTACGGGGCCAACTGTAATTACTCCTATTTTAAGAAATATACCTTTAAAAAAAGATGTTTCTGCTGTTTTAAAATGGGAAGGTATTTTAATAGACCCCATTGGAGCGTTGGTAGCAGTACTAGTATTTGAGTTTATTAGTGTTGGCGCAGGGGGCGAATTCACCAAAACGGCTCTTATAGAATTTGGTAAAATTGTATTATTTGGTACTACTTTTGGTTTTACTTTTGCCCATGCCCTGAATTTTTCAATTAATAAAAAATGGATACCGCACTATCTTTTAAATGTTTTTGCTCTAGCATCGGTTTTAGGGGTTTTTGTTTTATCCGATAGTTTTGCCCACGAGTCGGGATTGTTAGCTGTTGTGGTCATGGGAATGGTTTTAGGTAATTCTAATTCGTCGTATTTAAAAGAGCTGCTTTATTTTAAAGAATCGTTAAGTGTATTGCTTATTTCTATCCTGTTTATATTACTGGCGGCAAATATTAACATGGAAGACTTACTCCTTGTTTATAACTGGAATGCTGCGATACTATTTGCTTTGGTAGTTTTTATTATCAGGCCTGTAGGCGTTTTTCTCAGTACACAAGGGTCTAAGTTAAAATTAAAGGAAAAACTTTTTATAAGTTGGGTAGGGCCCAGAGGTATTGTGGCGGCCGGTATTGCTTCGCTGTTTGGACTAACATTGGCAGACAAAGGTGTTGTTGACGCAGAGTACATAACCCCTTTGGTTTTTATGATAGTTTTAGGAACAGTTTTGTTAAATGCAACTACCGCACGGCTTTTTGCACAATTAGTAGGTGTTTTTCTAAAAAAGTCAGGAGGGATTTTAATTATCGGGGCATCAAAAGTGTCGCGCTTATTGGGGCATTATTTAGAAAACAACGGTCGCCATGTGGTGCTTATTGATAGTAACGAACGCAATATTGAAAAAGCCAAAGAACTTGGTTTAGAAGCCATAACTACCAATATTTATTCCGATACCTTGATGGATAATATTGAACTAAGCGATGTGGGTTACTTAATGGCACTTACAGGAAACCCCGATATTAATAAATACGCCATCAAAAAATTTAGTAAACAGTTTGGTGAAAATGGATCTTTTAGGTTGGTAACAACGCAGGAAATGTTAAATGAAGAAAACACCCCAAAAGAAGGTTTGTTTTCGCATAATGATGATTTCAATAGCTTATCTGAATTGACTGAAAAATACCCCTCAATACAGGAAATCAATCTAGAAAATAAAGAACACTATGAAAAACTGATTAAAATTTCAAATGGCGATGACGACATTATCCCTTTATTTGTGAAAGATGATGAAGGCGAGCTACATATTATATCCTCATATAATCTAGAAGTAAAAGATATTCAAGAAGGTTACCAATTGGTATATCTAGGAAAACCTTTTGATGTTGAAGAAGTGCCTACGGCCGAAACTAAAGCTTCTAAGGAAGATCAATAA